The Sorangiineae bacterium MSr11367 genome window below encodes:
- a CDS encoding VOC family protein: MANELNHIIVHCRDRRASARFLSDLMGAEPPLDWGPFTQVTSSNRVGIDFADFMIAPEAINRSHLAFLVTDAEFDAIFCRIQERSIRYWADPMCAAEGRINHNYGGRGVYVLDPGHTISIEFITRPYGDP; this comes from the coding sequence ATGGCCAACGAACTGAATCACATCATCGTACACTGTCGCGATCGCCGGGCGTCCGCGCGGTTCCTGAGTGACTTGATGGGCGCGGAGCCGCCGCTCGATTGGGGGCCTTTCACGCAGGTGACCAGCTCGAATCGCGTGGGGATCGACTTTGCGGACTTCATGATTGCCCCCGAAGCGATCAACCGGAGCCACCTCGCGTTTCTGGTGACCGATGCGGAGTTCGACGCGATCTTCTGTCGCATCCAAGAACGATCGATCCGATATTGGGCCGACCCGATGTGCGCTGCCGAGGGGAGGATCAATCACAACTACGGGGGACGCGGCGTCTACGTCCTCGATCCCGGACATACTATATCCATCGAGTTCATCACGCGGCCATACGGTGACCCTTGA
- a CDS encoding alpha/beta hydrolase — translation MQRRHFPAAILLLLGLATSGHAAHAGNAAAATVLVHYPAGWGHRITLRCGGGGHDWNVSLATTWIEGDVWQRTIDASSTIACKPLFDDQQWAIGPNWTVAAGQTVHVWPWFFHDAGRIEQLPNWHSPILGNDRRIWIYYPPSYGENPAQRYPVVYMHDGQNLFYDQTAFGGVSWNVGGAMDQGTRNGTIHEAIVVGIDNTSNRIGEYTPVPDPDYGGGDAARYVGFVADELKNALDAQLRTLPDAAHTAILGSSLGGLVSLYAAMERPGVFANVGALSPSTWWANEWLIGRSQSAQPPLPARVYIDSGNAGSSNDDVTRTARLAAIWKAKPSILTKYLVQDGATHSEVYWRQRIPGALAFLLGPR, via the coding sequence ATGCAACGGCGCCATTTTCCTGCGGCCATCCTCCTTCTTCTCGGCCTCGCGACGAGCGGGCACGCGGCGCACGCGGGGAACGCGGCCGCCGCGACGGTGCTCGTGCATTACCCCGCCGGGTGGGGACATCGCATCACCCTGCGCTGCGGCGGCGGCGGGCACGATTGGAATGTCTCCCTCGCGACGACGTGGATCGAGGGCGACGTGTGGCAGAGAACCATCGATGCGTCATCGACCATCGCGTGCAAGCCGCTCTTCGACGACCAGCAGTGGGCCATCGGGCCGAATTGGACCGTCGCCGCCGGCCAGACCGTGCACGTGTGGCCATGGTTCTTTCACGACGCGGGCCGGATCGAGCAGCTTCCCAATTGGCATTCCCCAATATTGGGAAACGATCGCCGCATCTGGATCTACTACCCGCCCTCGTACGGCGAGAACCCGGCCCAGCGATACCCCGTGGTCTACATGCACGACGGGCAGAACCTCTTCTACGACCAAACGGCCTTCGGTGGCGTCTCCTGGAACGTGGGCGGCGCCATGGATCAAGGCACCCGCAACGGGACCATTCACGAGGCCATCGTCGTGGGGATCGACAATACGTCGAACCGCATTGGCGAATACACACCGGTGCCCGACCCCGACTACGGTGGTGGCGATGCGGCGCGTTACGTTGGGTTCGTCGCGGACGAGTTGAAGAATGCGCTCGACGCGCAATTGCGCACCCTGCCCGATGCGGCGCACACGGCCATCCTCGGCTCGTCGCTGGGCGGCCTGGTTTCGCTCTACGCCGCCATGGAACGACCGGGAGTGTTCGCCAACGTCGGAGCGCTCTCCCCGTCGACGTGGTGGGCCAATGAATGGCTCATCGGGCGAAGCCAATCGGCGCAGCCCCCACTCCCCGCCCGCGTCTACATCGACTCGGGCAATGCGGGCAGCTCGAACGACGACGTCACCCGCACCGCACGGCTCGCCGCCATCTGGAAAGCGAAGCCGAGCATCCTCACCAAATACCTCGTTCAGGACGGCGCGACCCATAGCGAGGTCTATTGGCGGCAGCGCATCCCCGGCGCCTTGGCCTTTCTCCTCGGGCCGCGCTGA
- a CDS encoding LysR family transcriptional regulator yields MELIAEPRLDVRDLQVALALASTGSTARAASQLHITQSAVSRALLAAEEKLGVRIFERTRRGLVPTPAGERFLEGAARLLVEWCDFEQRVSAPQASPMRLRLVCECYTAYHWLPSTLLDLRKSLPDLELTLAIEHTEAPVDALEAEAIDLALLTTAPVPRSTGLEERALFEDEIVFVMAASHPLAGRKSVTPADLRTHALLTGQAPAAEAHWFMTRVFGRARPRLRFERYPLTEAIIDVARAGLGIAVLSEWIAGPHLGKGDLVVKRLASGPLLRPWRLAFRREIAPAAQRVLSALAVSAPHARLAG; encoded by the coding sequence ATGGAACTCATTGCAGAGCCCCGGCTCGACGTGCGCGATCTCCAGGTCGCGCTCGCGCTGGCCTCCACCGGCAGCACCGCGCGGGCCGCATCGCAGCTTCACATCACGCAATCCGCGGTGAGCCGCGCGCTTCTCGCGGCGGAGGAAAAGCTGGGGGTGCGCATTTTCGAGCGGACGCGCCGCGGGTTGGTTCCCACGCCGGCGGGTGAGCGCTTTCTCGAGGGGGCGGCGCGCCTGCTCGTCGAGTGGTGCGACTTTGAGCAGCGCGTGTCCGCGCCGCAGGCGTCACCGATGCGCCTTCGCCTCGTGTGCGAGTGCTACACGGCGTACCACTGGCTGCCGTCCACCTTGCTCGATCTGCGAAAGAGCCTGCCCGATCTGGAGCTGACGCTGGCCATCGAGCACACGGAGGCGCCAGTCGATGCGCTGGAGGCCGAGGCGATCGATCTCGCGCTGCTGACCACCGCACCGGTGCCGCGCAGCACCGGGCTGGAGGAGCGCGCTCTGTTCGAGGATGAAATCGTGTTCGTCATGGCGGCGTCGCACCCGCTGGCCGGGCGAAAGAGCGTGACGCCGGCGGATCTGCGCACGCACGCGCTGCTCACGGGGCAGGCGCCCGCGGCCGAGGCGCACTGGTTCATGACCCGCGTGTTCGGCCGCGCGCGGCCGCGTCTGCGCTTCGAGCGCTACCCCCTTACCGAAGCGATTATCGATGTGGCGCGCGCCGGCCTGGGCATCGCGGTGCTCTCCGAGTGGATCGCGGGGCCGCATCTGGGCAAGGGCGACCTGGTGGTGAAGCGCCTGGCCTCGGGGCCGCTGCTCCGCCCATGGCGTCTCGCCTTCCGCCGCGAGATCGCCCCGGCCGCGCAGCGTGTGCTGTCGGCGCTGGCGGTCAGCGCACCGCACGCGCGGCTCGCGGGGTGA
- a CDS encoding glutathione binding-like protein, translated as MQLYFSPLSCSLATRISLYEAGAKATFVEVDPKTKLTEDGKDFREVHPLGLVPTVRTDGGDVLTENAAILQYVASAFPDANLAPNDTLGRTRLQQWLCFIGTELHKSLFVPLLDKKAPAEVKSYALEKEASRLGYLEKHLTGREFLLDQFSVADAYLLAVLNWTAVVPIDLANYPVVQAYANRLRERPSIAKAIAEERVLYARELARHASQARSASPINP; from the coding sequence ATGCAGCTCTATTTTTCGCCGCTCTCTTGCTCGCTGGCGACCCGCATCTCTCTGTACGAGGCCGGCGCGAAGGCCACCTTCGTCGAGGTCGACCCGAAAACCAAGCTCACCGAAGACGGCAAGGACTTCCGCGAGGTTCACCCGCTCGGCCTCGTGCCCACGGTGCGCACCGACGGGGGCGACGTTCTCACCGAGAATGCGGCCATTCTGCAGTACGTGGCCAGCGCCTTCCCCGACGCGAACCTCGCCCCGAACGACACGCTCGGGCGAACGCGCCTTCAGCAGTGGCTTTGTTTCATCGGCACCGAGTTGCACAAATCGCTGTTCGTGCCCCTGCTCGACAAGAAGGCGCCCGCCGAGGTGAAGTCGTACGCCCTCGAGAAAGAGGCCTCGCGCCTGGGGTACCTCGAGAAGCATCTCACCGGGCGCGAATTTCTGCTCGACCAATTCAGCGTCGCCGACGCCTACCTGCTCGCCGTCCTCAATTGGACGGCCGTGGTGCCCATCGACTTGGCCAACTACCCCGTGGTGCAGGCATATGCGAACCGGCTGCGCGAGCGCCCCAGCATCGCCAAAGCCATCGCCGAAGAGCGCGTTCTCTATGCACGCGAGCTAGCCCGACACGCCAGCCAGGCTCGCTCGGCCAGCCCGATCAACCCGTAA
- a CDS encoding OFA family MFS transporter: MTDWLDRDRSIAEPGYSRWLIPPAALAIHLSIGQVYAFSVFKRPLQAHFGTSPTPIAWIFSLAIVILGLSAAFGGTWVERNGPRKSMFVAACCWGAGFGIGAFGVATRQLWLLYLGYGVIGGIGLGIAYISPVPTLIKWFPDRPGLATGMAIMGFGGGALIASPVSVKLMELFQAKGATSGESVTKTFLVLGAVYFVAMVFGAFTVRLPPPNWSPGNDGGSPAEPKKVATVTEPAMRVSAANAIRTPQFWMLWVTLFCNVTAGIGILEQAAPMIQDFFRAGPRSGVSAVVAGGFVGVLSICNMAGRFLWSSTSDIVGRKRIYSIYLGLGVVLYALLAVVGSHSTVVFVLLAGAILSLYGGGFATIPAYIRDLYGPFQVGAIHGRLLTAWSAAGVAGPLIINAILQREGKPGALTAEAYRPAFLVMVGVLAIGFIANWFVRNVDARFDEGFGESK, translated from the coding sequence ATGACGGATTGGTTGGACCGCGATCGCAGCATTGCGGAACCTGGTTACAGCCGCTGGTTGATCCCACCTGCCGCGCTCGCGATTCATTTGAGCATTGGGCAGGTTTATGCATTTAGCGTTTTCAAGCGCCCGCTGCAGGCGCACTTCGGAACGAGCCCGACGCCCATCGCGTGGATCTTCAGCCTCGCCATCGTGATCTTGGGCCTCTCGGCCGCGTTCGGTGGAACGTGGGTCGAGCGAAACGGGCCGCGCAAATCGATGTTCGTGGCCGCGTGCTGCTGGGGAGCCGGCTTCGGGATCGGCGCCTTCGGTGTTGCCACGCGCCAGCTCTGGCTGCTGTACCTCGGTTACGGGGTCATCGGCGGTATCGGCCTCGGCATCGCCTACATCTCGCCGGTCCCCACGCTCATCAAGTGGTTTCCCGATCGGCCTGGACTGGCAACTGGAATGGCCATCATGGGCTTTGGCGGCGGCGCACTCATCGCTTCGCCCGTGTCGGTCAAGTTGATGGAGCTTTTCCAGGCCAAGGGCGCGACCTCGGGCGAGTCGGTCACCAAGACGTTTCTCGTGCTCGGCGCCGTGTACTTCGTGGCGATGGTATTCGGGGCTTTCACCGTCCGCTTGCCCCCGCCGAATTGGTCGCCGGGCAACGACGGCGGCTCACCCGCGGAGCCGAAAAAGGTCGCGACGGTGACCGAGCCCGCGATGCGCGTCTCCGCGGCCAACGCGATCCGCACGCCGCAGTTCTGGATGCTCTGGGTGACGCTCTTCTGCAACGTCACCGCCGGCATCGGCATTCTGGAGCAGGCGGCGCCCATGATTCAGGACTTCTTCCGCGCCGGCCCTCGCTCCGGCGTGTCGGCGGTGGTCGCGGGCGGCTTCGTCGGCGTGCTGTCCATCTGCAACATGGCGGGGCGTTTTCTGTGGTCGTCCACCTCGGACATCGTCGGCCGCAAGCGCATCTACTCGATCTACCTCGGCCTCGGCGTGGTGCTCTATGCGCTCTTGGCGGTGGTGGGCTCGCACTCGACGGTGGTCTTCGTGCTTCTCGCCGGCGCCATCCTGTCGCTGTACGGCGGAGGGTTCGCCACCATTCCGGCGTACATCCGCGATCTGTACGGGCCCTTCCAAGTGGGGGCGATTCACGGGCGGCTGCTCACGGCGTGGTCGGCCGCCGGTGTGGCCGGTCCGCTCATCATCAATGCCATCTTGCAGCGTGAAGGCAAACCGGGGGCGCTCACCGCGGAGGCCTACCGGCCCGCGTTCCTGGTCATGGTCGGAGTTCTCGCCATCGGTTTCATCGCCAACTGGTTCGTACGCAACGTCGATGCGCGCTTCGACGAAGGATTCGGAGAGTCGAAATGA
- a CDS encoding DUF2252 domain-containing protein codes for MRSFDPMIFAKEQIARDEARTRHMPALFARKVARMRASAVGFLRGAAPLFYELYEHYAEDCHDGPAGEGWIAGDLHVENFGVYRTAPVDLLQRGRAANVTFDLNDFDDALVGPWRLDVLRLLTSLLLAARGFGASGARAASWTEALLDAYTTRAFDRAPPPLEVPVPVMNLLTRASARTRRALLDARTTRTSRGRRFVRDGLRYAELPPATDAAARKVFQTYAHGVRETYGLTPEHFEVLDAAFRIAGTGSLGTLRIAVLARGKGKDDGNWIFDMKAQSAPSAEAYGKPAHVRSPAERVLTAMQRCLEQPPHMAGTVPMKLGGKTSSMLVRRLAPQEDKLDLGHVPDADLLPLARYLGGLTGAAHRRGAQSKPRRPWSSADCTRLLFRAFALAGLHEAIYLAYSRLTEPLIAK; via the coding sequence ATGCGTTCGTTCGATCCGATGATCTTCGCCAAAGAGCAAATCGCACGCGACGAAGCGCGCACGCGGCACATGCCCGCGCTTTTCGCGCGCAAAGTGGCCCGAATGCGCGCCTCGGCCGTAGGCTTTCTTCGCGGTGCCGCGCCACTTTTTTACGAGCTGTACGAGCACTACGCGGAGGACTGCCACGACGGGCCGGCGGGCGAGGGATGGATCGCCGGCGATCTGCATGTCGAGAACTTCGGCGTCTATCGGACGGCGCCCGTGGATCTGCTCCAACGTGGGCGGGCGGCCAACGTGACCTTCGATTTGAACGACTTCGACGATGCCCTCGTTGGACCTTGGCGCCTCGATGTGTTGCGGCTCCTCACGAGCTTGCTGCTCGCCGCGCGTGGATTCGGTGCGAGTGGTGCGCGTGCCGCGTCGTGGACCGAGGCGTTGCTCGACGCGTACACCACGCGCGCATTCGATCGGGCTCCGCCGCCTCTCGAGGTGCCCGTGCCAGTGATGAACCTCCTTACGCGGGCGAGTGCGCGCACCCGGCGTGCCCTGCTCGATGCACGCACCACGCGCACGTCGCGCGGTCGCCGCTTCGTGCGCGATGGTCTTCGCTACGCGGAGCTGCCACCGGCCACCGACGCCGCCGCGCGCAAGGTATTCCAGACGTATGCGCACGGGGTTCGAGAGACCTATGGCCTCACGCCCGAGCACTTCGAGGTGCTCGACGCCGCCTTCCGCATCGCCGGTACCGGTAGCCTCGGCACCTTGCGCATCGCCGTTCTGGCGCGCGGGAAGGGGAAGGACGACGGCAACTGGATCTTCGACATGAAAGCGCAGTCGGCCCCCTCGGCCGAGGCCTACGGCAAGCCGGCGCACGTGCGATCCCCCGCCGAGCGCGTGCTGACCGCGATGCAGCGCTGCCTCGAGCAACCGCCGCACATGGCGGGCACCGTGCCCATGAAACTGGGAGGCAAAACCTCGTCGATGCTGGTGCGCCGCCTCGCCCCGCAAGAAGACAAACTGGATCTCGGCCACGTGCCCGACGCCGATCTTTTGCCGCTCGCGCGCTACCTCGGTGGGCTCACCGGCGCCGCCCACCGCCGCGGCGCCCAGTCCAAGCCGCGCCGCCCCTGGTCCTCGGCCGACTGCACGCGACTCCTCTTCCGCGCCTTCGCCCTCGCCGGCCTGCACGAGGCCATCTACCTCGCGTATTCACGCCTCACGGAGCCCCTGATCGCGAAGTAA
- a CDS encoding response regulator transcription factor, with protein sequence MARILIVEDDAPIAILLADHLRKVGHVVRIVGNGLEAIVLYRAERADLVILDVMIPGANGYDVCRALRAEQGRQPIVLMLTARVTEEDAILGYKVGADDYVRKPFGVRELLARIKALLRFERRDHDSQKLRAEDDAEALTLGPMRLDPAGRHAQIGSRQVDLTPMEFDMLICFARRAGEVLSREQLLSDVWGYTDSSYALTVDSHVTRVRRKLASAGLAPEVIGTVPGVGYVLSIDALGTSAPPASQKQA encoded by the coding sequence ATGGCGCGTATCCTGATTGTGGAAGACGACGCTCCCATCGCCATTCTACTTGCCGATCATTTGCGCAAAGTTGGACACGTGGTGCGGATCGTTGGAAACGGTCTCGAAGCAATTGTCTTGTATCGCGCGGAGCGTGCAGACCTGGTGATATTGGACGTCATGATTCCGGGGGCGAATGGCTACGATGTCTGTCGTGCGCTACGCGCCGAACAAGGGCGGCAACCGATCGTGTTGATGCTCACGGCCCGGGTCACGGAGGAAGATGCCATTCTGGGCTACAAGGTCGGGGCAGACGACTACGTGCGCAAGCCGTTCGGCGTGCGCGAGCTGCTCGCACGCATCAAGGCCCTTTTGCGCTTCGAGCGGCGCGATCACGATTCGCAAAAGCTCCGCGCGGAGGACGATGCCGAAGCCCTCACCCTCGGCCCGATGCGCCTCGATCCCGCGGGGAGGCACGCGCAGATCGGCTCGCGGCAGGTGGATCTGACGCCCATGGAGTTCGATATGCTCATCTGCTTCGCACGGCGCGCCGGCGAGGTCCTGAGCCGCGAGCAACTTCTCTCCGACGTGTGGGGCTACACCGATTCGAGCTACGCGCTCACCGTGGATAGCCACGTGACACGCGTGCGCCGAAAGCTCGCCAGCGCCGGTCTCGCGCCCGAGGTGATCGGCACCGTTCCCGGCGTGGGCTACGTTCTCTCGATCGACGCGCTCGGCACCAGCGCGCCGCCGGCGTCGCAGAAACAAGCGTGA
- a CDS encoding ATP-binding protein, whose product MKKARFSRRVARVVFIVMFLATAAYIVTVGAVFHQSDLLIREWVLGIGLRLTRTSAEAGLLTDERLAAEFGEFSGFAIVLYDPEGRAVARSRRDIPVLEQLPPRVMRAAVPDKAVFPGPSIIGLEHVAIMRMREDGPIRYVGMFDRWAASHILLGIGVALAAGFMASCFVWVGATLVLGRRLRLGLRDAEEAVHRMASGDLGIRLPSYGDDEVGRLANDFNRMADNLAKHIDELRRERDLRRRSFAAWTHEIATPLTSVMGYLESLCMEEDVDTSTRERYVATAYERALALKGLTDDLRIMSQIDFDGLKMETRRLDLSAIALAEVEAFVHEAESRGVALHAEHDGPAFALGDAQRLAQVVRNLVSNALRHSPRGSGVVVTVHSDRSKHVSIEVRDQGEGIPAEHLAHLGELFYRADASRDRKTGGRGLGLAIARGIVEAHGGKLHISSELGAGTIVRVDLPSHMEPLIVLRDEL is encoded by the coding sequence GTGAAGAAAGCACGATTTTCACGACGGGTAGCCCGTGTCGTGTTCATCGTGATGTTCCTGGCGACCGCCGCGTACATCGTGACGGTCGGCGCCGTGTTTCATCAGAGCGATCTGCTCATTCGCGAGTGGGTGCTCGGTATCGGGCTGCGTTTGACCCGCACGTCCGCGGAGGCGGGGCTGCTCACCGACGAGCGCCTCGCCGCCGAGTTTGGCGAGTTCTCCGGCTTCGCCATCGTGCTGTACGATCCCGAAGGCCGCGCCGTCGCGCGCAGCCGCCGCGACATCCCGGTGCTCGAGCAACTACCGCCCCGGGTGATGCGCGCGGCGGTGCCCGACAAGGCCGTCTTTCCCGGACCATCGATCATCGGACTCGAACACGTGGCCATCATGCGCATGCGGGAAGATGGGCCGATCCGATACGTGGGCATGTTCGATCGCTGGGCAGCGAGCCACATTCTGCTGGGTATCGGCGTGGCCCTTGCGGCAGGCTTCATGGCCAGCTGCTTCGTCTGGGTCGGGGCCACCTTGGTCCTCGGCCGCCGTCTGCGCCTCGGGCTTCGCGATGCCGAGGAGGCCGTGCACCGCATGGCCAGCGGCGATCTGGGAATTCGGCTGCCGTCGTACGGCGACGACGAAGTCGGGCGGCTGGCCAACGACTTCAATCGCATGGCCGACAACCTGGCCAAGCACATCGACGAGTTGCGCCGCGAACGCGACTTGCGCAGGCGCAGCTTCGCCGCGTGGACGCACGAGATCGCCACACCGCTGACCAGCGTCATGGGTTACCTGGAGTCGCTCTGCATGGAGGAAGACGTCGACACCTCGACGCGCGAGCGCTACGTGGCCACGGCCTACGAGCGTGCGCTCGCCCTGAAGGGCCTCACCGACGATCTGCGAATCATGTCGCAGATCGACTTCGACGGTTTGAAAATGGAGACGCGGCGGCTCGATCTTTCGGCCATCGCCTTGGCGGAGGTGGAGGCCTTCGTGCACGAGGCTGAGAGCCGCGGTGTGGCCTTGCACGCGGAGCACGATGGCCCCGCGTTCGCGCTGGGCGACGCCCAACGGCTCGCGCAGGTCGTGCGCAACCTGGTGAGCAACGCCCTGCGCCACTCGCCCCGCGGCAGCGGCGTCGTCGTCACCGTGCACAGCGACCGCAGCAAGCACGTGAGCATCGAGGTGCGCGACCAAGGCGAAGGCATTCCCGCCGAGCACCTCGCCCACCTGGGCGAGCTCTTTTACCGGGCCGACGCCTCCCGCGATCGCAAAACCGGTGGACGCGGCCTGGGCCTGGCCATCGCCCGCGGCATCGTCGAGGCCCACGGCGGCAAGCTGCACATCTCTTCGGAACTGGGCGCGGGCACCATTGTCCGGGTGGACTTGCCCTCGCACATGGAGCCCCTCATCGTCCTGCGCGACGAGCTCTAG
- a CDS encoding GNAT family N-acetyltransferase has protein sequence MTTTQGQLFMDRSLARRLERAEGAANAAMVTTRARLNPALGAAWIEVDGTYAMFDGPGSPMTQSFGLGIFAEATDAALDQLEAFFRGRAAEVHHETSPLAGAALFAKLANRGYRPIEVSTVLVQPLLEPREAKAGPRVRIAVEADRERWIDTAVAGWAEQPQYIDFMRDLTSLTFANPDTLKFIAEDEHGEPMATGGLVLHEGVALLAGASTAPKHRSRGAQGALLAARLEHARRAGCDLAMMATEPGSASQRNAERSAFRVAYSRTKWAL, from the coding sequence ATGACGACGACGCAGGGACAGCTGTTCATGGATCGCTCGCTGGCACGCCGGCTCGAGCGCGCAGAGGGCGCCGCCAATGCGGCCATGGTCACGACGCGCGCGCGGCTCAACCCGGCATTGGGGGCGGCCTGGATCGAGGTGGACGGGACGTACGCGATGTTCGATGGCCCCGGCTCGCCCATGACGCAGTCGTTCGGCCTCGGCATTTTCGCCGAAGCGACGGATGCCGCGTTGGACCAGCTCGAGGCTTTTTTCCGCGGGCGCGCGGCCGAGGTGCACCACGAGACGAGCCCGCTGGCCGGCGCCGCGCTCTTCGCCAAGCTGGCAAACCGCGGCTATCGGCCCATCGAGGTGAGCACCGTGCTCGTGCAGCCGCTCCTCGAGCCCCGTGAGGCGAAGGCGGGACCGCGCGTGCGGATCGCGGTGGAGGCCGATCGCGAGCGCTGGATCGACACGGCCGTTGCAGGCTGGGCCGAGCAACCGCAGTACATCGACTTCATGCGCGACTTGACCAGTCTGACCTTCGCCAACCCCGATACGCTGAAGTTCATCGCCGAGGACGAGCACGGCGAGCCGATGGCCACGGGTGGCCTCGTTCTTCACGAAGGCGTGGCCCTTCTCGCCGGCGCCAGCACCGCCCCGAAGCACCGCTCCCGCGGCGCCCAAGGCGCACTTCTCGCCGCGCGCCTCGAGCACGCCCGCCGCGCCGGCTGCGATCTCGCCATGATGGCCACCGAGCCCGGAAGCGCCTCCCAGCGCAACGCCGAACGCAGCGCCTTCCGCGTCGCCTACTCACGCACGAAGTGGGCGCTCTAG
- a CDS encoding NRDE family protein, which translates to MNSCPCVVVIDVPYTWSMCLIAIAWQTHPDFPLVVAANRDEWRARPTEPLGWWHDVPGLLAGRDVKAGGTWMGVTHEGRFAAVTNFRDPSDARDNALSRGKLVTDFLRDTDPPEAFFARLAGRASQYNGFNLIGGDRTSLFYLGSREARVRAIAPGVHGLSNHTLDEPWPKVRRARVAMESALRDPDPTVHLFAMLADTAIAPDDELPDTGVGLEWERRLSPPLITGEAYGSRTSSVLTVARDGAIFFEERTLDADGKVTTSNVVRFEVAPP; encoded by the coding sequence ATGAACAGCTGTCCCTGCGTCGTCGTCATCGACGTACCCTATACATGGAGCATGTGCCTCATCGCCATCGCATGGCAAACGCACCCCGATTTTCCCCTCGTCGTAGCCGCCAACCGTGATGAATGGCGTGCGAGGCCCACCGAGCCTCTCGGCTGGTGGCACGACGTTCCCGGATTGCTCGCAGGCCGCGACGTAAAGGCCGGTGGCACCTGGATGGGCGTCACCCACGAAGGTCGCTTCGCCGCGGTCACCAATTTTCGCGATCCCTCCGATGCGCGCGACAACGCGCTGTCGCGGGGCAAGCTCGTCACCGATTTTCTCCGCGACACCGATCCACCCGAGGCCTTCTTCGCGCGCTTGGCCGGGCGGGCATCGCAGTACAACGGCTTCAACCTGATCGGCGGCGACCGCACGAGCCTCTTCTATCTCGGCAGCCGCGAGGCGCGCGTGCGAGCCATCGCGCCGGGTGTTCACGGCTTGTCGAACCACACGCTCGACGAACCATGGCCGAAAGTGCGCCGGGCACGCGTCGCCATGGAATCCGCGCTCCGCGACCCCGATCCCACCGTGCACCTTTTCGCGATGCTCGCGGACACCGCCATCGCCCCCGACGACGAACTGCCCGACACCGGCGTGGGCCTCGAATGGGAACGCCGCCTCTCGCCGCCGCTCATCACGGGCGAGGCGTATGGCTCCCGCACCTCGAGTGTTCTCACAGTCGCTCGCGACGGTGCGATCTTCTTCGAGGAACGCACGCTCGACGCCGACGGCAAGGTCACCACGTCCAACGTCGTCCGCTTCGAGGTAGCTCCTCCCTGA